A single region of the Prevotella sp. HUN102 genome encodes:
- a CDS encoding DUF58 domain-containing protein, translated as MFLTRRFYITLIATVLIIGLGFAFPILFTIGKIIVYALALLVLVDILLLYHKKGITAARECSDRFSNGDRNKVEIKVESAYPFKVDTTIIDEAPAVFQRRDVEYRLAVGAHSGSEISYHLVPTERGVYGFGKIRVFARTVLGFVERRFTQGEAKDVKVYPSYMMLNHYELLAMSNNLTELGIKRIRRVGNNTEFEQIKEYVKGDEYRTINWKASARRNQLMVNVYQDERSQQVYSVIDKGRVMQQAFEGMTLLDYSINAALVLSYVVVHREDKAGLITFADNFDTYVPPTKNPGQMQRIMEALYAQKTEFGETDFSNLCVNVNKHISKRSLLILYTNFSGMTALQRQLPYLRLLNRRHRLLVVFFEDAEMKEYVQSEKKTTEEYYQHVIAEKFIYEKRLIVSTLRQNGILSLLTTPSNLSVDLINKYLEMKQREIIT; from the coding sequence ATGTTTCTAACAAGAAGATTCTACATTACACTCATAGCAACAGTTCTGATAATAGGCTTAGGCTTTGCATTTCCAATCCTCTTTACGATTGGGAAGATTATCGTGTATGCCTTGGCGTTGCTGGTATTGGTAGATATTCTTTTGCTTTACCATAAGAAGGGCATTACGGCTGCACGGGAATGTTCCGACCGATTCTCCAACGGAGATAGAAACAAGGTGGAAATAAAGGTAGAGAGTGCCTATCCGTTCAAGGTCGATACAACGATAATCGACGAAGCCCCGGCAGTATTCCAACGGAGAGATGTGGAATATCGTCTTGCCGTTGGTGCCCATTCAGGCAGCGAAATTTCCTATCATTTGGTTCCAACGGAGCGCGGGGTCTATGGTTTCGGAAAAATCCGTGTGTTCGCCAGAACCGTTCTCGGTTTTGTGGAGCGCAGGTTTACGCAGGGCGAAGCCAAAGACGTGAAGGTTTATCCGTCGTATATGATGCTGAACCATTATGAGCTTCTCGCAATGAGCAACAATCTTACGGAGTTGGGCATTAAGAGAATCCGTCGTGTGGGCAACAACACCGAATTTGAGCAGATAAAGGAATATGTGAAGGGCGACGAATACCGAACAATCAACTGGAAGGCAAGTGCCCGAAGAAACCAGTTGATGGTGAACGTCTATCAGGACGAGCGTTCGCAGCAGGTTTATTCGGTTATCGACAAAGGACGTGTGATGCAGCAGGCTTTTGAGGGTATGACACTTTTGGATTACAGCATCAATGCAGCATTGGTGCTTTCGTATGTCGTTGTGCACCGAGAAGACAAGGCAGGTTTGATAACCTTCGCCGACAACTTCGACACTTATGTTCCTCCGACCAAGAATCCGGGACAGATGCAGCGCATTATGGAAGCACTCTATGCGCAGAAGACAGAATTTGGCGAAACCGATTTCAGCAACCTGTGTGTGAATGTGAATAAGCATATCAGCAAGCGCAGTCTCTTGATACTCTATACCAACTTTTCCGGAATGACAGCACTTCAGCGGCAGTTGCCTTATCTTCGGTTGCTGAACCGTCGTCATCGGCTGCTCGTCGTGTTCTTTGAGGATGCCGAGATGAAGGAATACGTCCAATCGGAAAAGAAAACAACGGAGGAATATTATCAGCACGTTATTGCCGAGAAGTTTATCTATGAAAAACGATTGATAGTCAGCACACTCCGACAGAACGGTATTCTTAGTCTGCTTACCACGCCGTCGAATCTCAGTGTAGACCTGATCAATAAGTATCTTGAAATGAAGCAGCGCGAGATTATCACTTGA
- a CDS encoding MoxR family ATPase, whose amino-acid sequence MEEHTQERLNLNAFSAKVAELRQQIGNVIVGQHQAVDLILTAILADGHVLVEGVPGVAKTLLARLVSKLIDARFSRIQFTPDLMPSDVLGTTVFNMQTSKFDFHEGPVFSQLVLADEINRAPAKTQAALFEVMEERQVTVDGTTRKMGDLYTIIATQNPVEQEGTYRLPEAQLDRFLFKITMDYPSLEDEMNILKRHQEKRNLVQLDGIAPVLSIAELLEMRSMLDKVFIEESLIGYIASIVQQSRISRAVYLGASPRASVAILNASKAFALINGRDFVAPDDIKFVAPSVLQHRLILTAEAEMEGYTALKVAQRLIEKVEVPK is encoded by the coding sequence ATGGAAGAGCATACACAGGAAAGACTCAACTTGAACGCATTCAGTGCAAAGGTTGCTGAACTGCGTCAGCAAATCGGTAATGTGATAGTTGGTCAGCATCAGGCTGTCGATCTTATTCTTACAGCTATTCTTGCAGATGGCCACGTGCTTGTGGAAGGCGTGCCGGGAGTGGCAAAGACCTTGTTGGCTCGTTTGGTTTCCAAACTCATCGACGCACGTTTCTCGCGCATTCAGTTTACACCCGACTTGATGCCGAGCGACGTTTTAGGCACGACGGTCTTCAATATGCAGACCTCCAAGTTCGATTTTCACGAAGGTCCGGTGTTCTCTCAACTCGTTTTGGCAGATGAAATCAACCGTGCCCCTGCGAAAACGCAAGCTGCCCTCTTCGAGGTAATGGAAGAACGACAGGTTACTGTGGACGGAACAACCCGAAAGATGGGCGACCTCTATACCATCATTGCCACACAGAACCCTGTTGAGCAGGAAGGAACTTATCGATTGCCGGAAGCGCAGCTCGACCGTTTCCTCTTCAAGATAACGATGGATTATCCTTCGTTGGAAGACGAAATGAACATATTGAAGCGTCATCAGGAAAAGCGCAACCTTGTTCAGTTGGACGGCATTGCGCCGGTTCTCTCCATTGCAGAGTTGTTGGAAATGCGCAGTATGCTCGACAAGGTATTCATCGAGGAAAGCCTGATAGGCTACATTGCAAGCATCGTGCAGCAATCGCGCATTTCCCGTGCCGTCTATCTCGGTGCAAGTCCACGTGCTTCCGTGGCTATTCTGAATGCTTCGAAGGCATTCGCATTGATAAACGGGCGCGATTTCGTTGCTCCGGACGACATCAAGTTCGTTGCCCCAAGCGTTTTGCAGCACCGTCTGATACTTACTGCCGAAGCTGAAATGGAAGGCTACACGGCATTGAAGGTGGCGCAGCGATTGATAGAAAAGGTGGAAGTGCCCAAGTAG
- a CDS encoding DUF4350 domain-containing protein: MNRKFILAVFAFLLLVFVLQWNAPVKFIWKPTYLHNDKQPFGCAVFDSLMAKSLSNGYTVTDKTLWQLANEKTDKPRAIIVNAQEFRPTKTDQKAMKVLLERGNKLMIIGGMYTPDSTNNIFDVHISASSSFNPKVVQASIENMEIPMDTMLWMEQKPYRPGMFRIYSSMNYGHVIFTGRENLCDTLSGYWIHGYDAVSADDEYTADYAESVDDSANGGDGAANDEDSTAYYGKEDYIVAEPTIDAVAESPVESYIEPTIVSMKWGRGKVYFNTLPLLFTNYGVLDKEINPLIFRTMSQFEGMPVVRTQAYLDKDEYESESPLRFFLEQSPLRWATYLALFGLLLFFIFTARRRQRVIPVVESPKNRSLEFVKLIGSLYYQHHNNRDLVLNKYNYFAEYIRRNLMIDVFQLEERSHNVGQISSHTGIDKEKISALLDRMETISKVETALTDAEMRLLIDEMDNVLNKI, from the coding sequence ATGAATCGTAAGTTTATCCTTGCTGTCTTTGCCTTCCTTCTGTTGGTGTTCGTTTTGCAATGGAACGCCCCTGTGAAGTTTATCTGGAAACCAACGTATCTGCACAACGACAAACAGCCGTTCGGTTGTGCCGTATTCGATTCTCTGATGGCGAAGTCTTTGTCCAACGGATACACGGTAACGGACAAGACTTTATGGCAGTTGGCGAATGAAAAGACGGACAAGCCACGTGCCATTATCGTAAATGCGCAGGAATTCAGGCCTACGAAGACGGATCAAAAGGCAATGAAAGTGCTGCTGGAACGTGGAAACAAACTGATGATTATCGGTGGAATGTACACCCCTGACAGTACGAACAATATTTTCGACGTGCATATATCCGCCAGTTCTTCATTCAATCCCAAGGTGGTTCAGGCGAGTATAGAGAATATGGAGATACCAATGGACACTATGCTTTGGATGGAACAGAAGCCTTACAGGCCGGGAATGTTCCGTATTTATTCATCTATGAATTACGGCCACGTGATTTTCACGGGCAGGGAGAACTTGTGCGACACGCTTTCCGGCTATTGGATACACGGTTATGATGCAGTCAGTGCGGATGATGAATATACTGCCGATTATGCCGAAAGTGTGGATGATTCAGCAAATGGCGGAGATGGAGCTGCAAACGACGAAGACAGTACTGCATATTATGGTAAAGAGGATTATATTGTTGCAGAGCCTACCATAGATGCTGTTGCAGAATCTCCCGTAGAATCTTATATAGAGCCGACCATCGTATCAATGAAATGGGGCAGAGGTAAGGTTTATTTCAACACCTTGCCGTTGTTGTTCACGAATTACGGTGTGTTGGATAAAGAGATAAATCCCCTCATTTTCCGCACGATGTCGCAATTTGAAGGAATGCCGGTAGTGCGAACGCAGGCTTATCTTGATAAGGATGAATACGAATCGGAGTCGCCTTTGCGCTTCTTCCTCGAGCAGTCGCCGTTGCGATGGGCTACTTATCTGGCACTGTTCGGGCTTTTGCTCTTCTTTATTTTCACGGCACGCCGTCGTCAGCGAGTGATACCCGTAGTGGAATCACCCAAGAACCGTTCGCTTGAGTTCGTGAAATTGATAGGAAGTCTGTATTATCAGCACCATAACAATCGCGATTTGGTGTTGAACAAATACAATTATTTCGCGGAATATATCCGTAGAAATTTGATGATAGATGTATTTCAGCTTGAAGAACGGAGCCATAACGTAGGGCAGATAAGCAGTCATACGGGCATTGATAAGGAGAAAATCTCGGCATTGCTCGATAGGATGGAAACCATTTCAAAGGTGGAAACTGCGCTTACGGATGCAGAAATGCGACTGCTGATAGATGAAATGGACAATGTTTTAAATAAAATATAA
- a CDS encoding DUF4129 domain-containing protein, with protein sequence MLPEIKDTLTCDTAMLHRFQTDEAYNYARELEAPDMNIFQWLLDKIFGFLRGLFAIENERDFRVVLYILFALVVLGVIAYFIVRFKPTLFSRSGKTVAQSIEENNIYGVDFDAELKKAIKQNDYNRAVCIIYLQTLRWLADNGKISWQIYKTPTQYTREYPRDAFIRFTNLFMRVRYGNYTADAGSVDQMLSLQNEIEEGGENES encoded by the coding sequence ATGCTTCCGGAAATAAAAGATACATTAACGTGCGATACGGCAATGCTTCATCGGTTTCAGACTGATGAAGCCTACAACTATGCGCGTGAATTGGAAGCACCGGATATGAATATCTTCCAATGGTTGTTGGACAAGATATTTGGATTTCTGAGAGGTTTGTTTGCCATTGAGAATGAACGGGACTTCAGAGTGGTGTTGTATATATTGTTTGCATTGGTGGTTCTCGGTGTCATTGCCTACTTTATCGTAAGGTTTAAGCCTACGTTGTTCAGCAGGTCGGGCAAAACCGTTGCACAGTCCATTGAGGAAAACAATATATATGGTGTGGATTTCGATGCCGAACTGAAGAAGGCGATAAAGCAGAATGACTACAACCGTGCCGTCTGTATCATCTATTTACAGACGCTTCGATGGTTGGCTGATAACGGAAAGATAAGTTGGCAGATTTATAAGACGCCTACACAATACACGAGAGAGTATCCGCGAGACGCATTCATCCGATTCACGAATCTGTTTATGCGTGTCCGATACGGAAATTACACGGCTGATGCGGGCAGCGTAGACCAAATGCTGTCGCTTCAGAACGAGATTGAGGAAGGAGGTGAGAATGAATCGTAA
- a CDS encoding stage II sporulation protein M, with protein sequence MKEILFIRNNIEKWRATEMAVENAANESPDHLSSVYMDLTADLAFAQTHYPDSRITLYLNNLSSALHNEIYRNKKEKWSRLFTFWTKEVPDVMWKERRLLLISFLIFAVGIAVGVLSTLGDESFPRLIMGDFYVDMTLENIKEGNPMGVYGSGDSASMFWQITVNNIMVSFNAFALGLLTSFAPGLLLFRNGVMIGSFDTFFYQQGLLGDALWATMLHGTLELSSIVVAGAAGLAMGNGWLFPGTYSRLESFKRGAKRGLKIVVGTVPLFIIAGFIESFVTRHTDMDNALKLLIIGSSALFIAYYFIILPYLRNHKSNGKTKDTTV encoded by the coding sequence ATGAAGGAAATTCTGTTCATTAGAAACAATATTGAGAAATGGAGGGCGACGGAAATGGCTGTGGAAAACGCTGCCAACGAGTCGCCCGACCATCTTTCCTCCGTGTATATGGACCTTACTGCCGACTTGGCTTTTGCACAGACTCATTATCCCGATTCACGCATTACGCTCTATCTGAACAATCTTTCTTCGGCATTGCACAACGAAATCTACCGGAACAAGAAAGAAAAATGGTCGCGGCTCTTCACGTTCTGGACGAAGGAAGTGCCCGACGTGATGTGGAAAGAACGCCGACTGCTCCTGATTTCGTTTCTGATTTTCGCTGTCGGCATTGCCGTCGGCGTGCTTTCCACGCTTGGCGACGAGAGTTTCCCCCGACTGATAATGGGCGATTTCTATGTGGATATGACCTTGGAGAACATCAAGGAGGGAAATCCGATGGGCGTTTATGGCTCGGGCGATTCTGCTTCTATGTTCTGGCAGATCACGGTCAATAATATAATGGTGTCGTTCAATGCCTTTGCTTTGGGACTGCTCACGAGTTTCGCACCGGGCTTGCTGCTGTTCAGAAACGGAGTGATGATAGGAAGTTTCGATACTTTCTTCTATCAGCAGGGCTTGCTCGGCGATGCGCTTTGGGCTACGATGCTCCACGGCACACTGGAACTGTCGTCGATAGTGGTTGCCGGTGCTGCCGGTCTGGCTATGGGAAACGGTTGGCTCTTCCCGGGAACGTATTCCCGTTTGGAGAGTTTCAAGCGAGGCGCAAAGCGGGGACTGAAGATTGTGGTCGGAACAGTACCGCTCTTCATTATTGCCGGCTTCATAGAGAGTTTCGTAACACGGCATACAGATATGGACAACGCGCTGAAGTTGCTGATTATCGGTTCTTCTGCACTGTTCATTGCTTATTATTTCATCATTTTACCTTATCTTCGTAATCACAAATCAAATGGAAAGACCAAAGATACCACTGTATAA
- a CDS encoding RDD family protein → MAESNIVTGQYVRISQTPASIGTRIVAQLIDGFVVACYVVGIAQLLINFEIYFDETLYYILMFLPAVFYSFLFEVFNNGRSLGKMAMHTKVVKIDGSSPTIGDYFMRWLLRIIDVHFMGVGIVSILLSKNSQRLGDIAAGTMVISQKNYHKIQVSLDEFTYLERNYKPVYAQAEDLTLNQLDIIQRTLNAEYNYEREMRINKLAEKVRQALRIPNDNVPNEKFLYTIVRDYQHYSLEII, encoded by the coding sequence ATGGCAGAATCGAACATCGTAACAGGACAATACGTCCGCATCAGTCAGACACCCGCAAGCATAGGAACGCGCATTGTGGCGCAGCTTATCGACGGATTCGTCGTCGCCTGCTACGTCGTGGGCATCGCCCAACTGTTGATCAACTTTGAAATCTACTTCGATGAAACGCTATACTACATCCTGATGTTTCTTCCCGCCGTTTTCTACTCCTTCCTCTTCGAGGTTTTCAACAACGGAAGAAGCCTTGGCAAGATGGCTATGCACACGAAAGTGGTAAAGATTGACGGCAGTTCGCCCACCATAGGCGACTATTTTATGCGCTGGCTGCTGCGCATCATCGACGTTCACTTTATGGGTGTGGGCATTGTTTCCATTCTGCTCAGCAAGAACAGTCAGCGACTGGGCGACATAGCTGCCGGAACGATGGTCATCAGTCAGAAAAATTATCACAAAATACAGGTTTCTCTCGACGAGTTTACCTATCTGGAACGAAATTACAAGCCTGTATATGCACAGGCAGAAGACCTCACGCTGAACCAGTTGGACATTATTCAGCGCACGCTGAACGCCGAATACAATTACGAACGCGAAATGCGCATCAACAAACTTGCCGAAAAGGTAAGACAGGCATTGAGGATTCCGAACGACAACGTGCCGAACGAGAAGTTCCTCTACACCATTGTAAGAGATTATCAGCACTATTCCTTAGAAATCATCTAA
- a CDS encoding START-like domain-containing protein yields the protein MKEKIELDYELKSNSATFLWPLISTDAGLKKWLADDVQTTDDGMMFTWGNPHKHTETYTAQILTMVKKERVRFFWKNEDEADVYWEIKMSKSEIAGNYHLLITDFAHNDEIEDLEEIWNQNIKRLRLATGV from the coding sequence ATGAAAGAGAAAATAGAATTGGACTACGAACTGAAGTCAAATTCGGCGACCTTTCTCTGGCCGTTGATAAGTACGGATGCGGGACTCAAGAAATGGCTGGCTGACGATGTGCAGACTACTGATGACGGAATGATGTTTACTTGGGGAAATCCTCACAAACACACAGAGACATACACGGCACAGATTCTGACAATGGTAAAGAAAGAGCGTGTCCGTTTCTTTTGGAAAAACGAGGACGAGGCTGATGTTTACTGGGAAATCAAGATGTCGAAGAGCGAAATAGCAGGCAACTACCATCTGCTCATCACAGATTTTGCCCATAATGACGAAATAGAGGACTTGGAAGAAATCTGGAATCAGAACATAAAGAGGCTCAGACTGGCAACTGGCGTTTGA
- a CDS encoding LptF/LptG family permease: MFRIKKLDIFIAKQFGMLFAGAFFISLFVLMMQFLWKYVDELIGKGLSLEVMGQFFWYMGLMLIPQALPLSILLSSLITYGNLGESSELTAIKAAGISLIKSFRGLIVVVLLITVGSFFFQNYVGPDAQKHIAQLLISMKQKSPELEIPEGVFYGGIPQTNLYVEKKNLETGHLYNIMVYRMTDSYEDQAIILADSGMLQSTAEKKHLILNLWSGEWFENMRSSEFGNSAEVPYRRETFVHKKIVIDFDADFSLTDMGGISNNARTKSISKIRKDKDSLIHVFDSVGRAYYKDAQMVYYPSPKLKKTETEQARKIAAAESFSIDSIYAKLPADQRRMAVDRALSSVQQEISDLNFKSMITSDGDRLIRQHDIEEINKYLLALTCVIFFFIGAPLGAIIRKGGLGVPIIISVIVFIVYYILDNTGYRMARQGDWAIWFGKGLSPAVLIPTAIFFTYKANNDSAVFNIDMYMNLLMRMFGLRVKRHISSKEVIINTPNYQEDAAILSKMNEELVAYARKTNLKSPPNIVNTFFRYQPDHEVERINNELEAVIEDLGNTRNRGIMSELNRYPIMITKAHTRPFERKWMNIVAAIIIPAGLFFYFRMWRFRIRLYRDLKVIKSANENIIEEIKKM; the protein is encoded by the coding sequence ATGTTTCGGATTAAGAAGTTAGACATATTCATAGCCAAGCAGTTTGGTATGCTCTTCGCGGGAGCTTTCTTCATCAGCCTTTTTGTGCTGATGATGCAGTTTTTGTGGAAATATGTTGATGAACTCATCGGAAAAGGTCTGTCTTTGGAGGTTATGGGACAGTTCTTCTGGTATATGGGGCTTATGTTGATTCCTCAAGCACTGCCTCTTTCCATTCTTCTTTCATCGCTCATCACCTACGGTAATCTTGGCGAAAGCTCGGAACTTACGGCCATCAAGGCTGCCGGCATATCTTTGATAAAATCTTTCAGAGGGCTGATTGTGGTGGTGCTGCTCATTACTGTGGGGTCGTTTTTCTTTCAGAACTATGTTGGTCCTGATGCGCAGAAACACATTGCACAGCTTCTTATCTCGATGAAACAGAAGAGTCCGGAACTTGAAATTCCGGAAGGAGTGTTCTATGGAGGCATTCCACAAACGAATCTTTACGTAGAAAAGAAGAACCTTGAGACCGGACACCTATATAATATAATGGTGTACAGAATGACAGACAGCTACGAAGATCAGGCAATCATCCTTGCCGACTCCGGTATGCTGCAATCAACGGCAGAAAAGAAACACCTTATATTAAACCTATGGAGCGGCGAATGGTTCGAGAATATGCGTTCCAGCGAATTTGGCAACAGTGCAGAAGTTCCCTATCGCAGAGAAACGTTTGTTCATAAGAAGATAGTAATCGACTTTGATGCCGATTTCAGCCTTACGGATATGGGAGGCATTTCCAACAATGCACGCACGAAGAGCATCAGCAAGATACGCAAGGACAAGGATTCGCTCATACACGTGTTCGACAGCGTAGGACGTGCGTACTATAAGGATGCGCAGATGGTTTACTATCCGTCGCCGAAGCTGAAGAAAACAGAGACCGAACAGGCAAGAAAGATAGCTGCTGCTGAGAGTTTCAGCATTGATTCTATCTATGCAAAATTGCCTGCCGATCAGCGCAGAATGGCTGTCGATAGGGCATTGTCGTCTGTCCAACAGGAAATCAGCGACCTGAACTTCAAGAGTATGATAACGAGTGATGGCGACCGACTCATCCGTCAGCACGACATCGAAGAGATAAACAAGTATCTGCTTGCGCTTACGTGTGTCATCTTCTTCTTCATCGGAGCACCGTTGGGAGCTATTATTAGAAAAGGTGGATTGGGCGTACCTATCATTATAAGCGTAATCGTCTTCATCGTCTATTATATTCTCGACAACACCGGTTACCGTATGGCGCGCCAAGGCGACTGGGCAATATGGTTCGGCAAGGGACTTTCGCCGGCCGTGCTCATTCCTACGGCAATATTCTTCACGTATAAGGCGAATAACGATTCTGCCGTCTTCAACATTGATATGTATATGAACCTGTTGATGAGGATGTTCGGCCTGAGAGTGAAGCGTCATATCAGCAGTAAGGAAGTTATCATCAATACGCCAAATTATCAGGAAGACGCAGCTATCCTGAGCAAGATGAATGAAGAACTGGTGGCTTATGCACGGAAGACAAACCTGAAATCGCCGCCAAACATTGTCAATACATTCTTCAGATATCAGCCAGACCACGAAGTGGAGAGAATCAATAACGAGTTGGAAGCCGTTATCGAAGACTTGGGCAACACCCGCAACAGGGGTATTATGTCGGAACTGAACCGATATCCGATAATGATTACCAAGGCACACACCCGACCGTTTGAAAGAAAATGGATGAACATTGTTGCGGCAATCATCATTCCGGCAGGTTTGTTCTTCTATTTCAGAATGTGGAGATTCCGAATCCGGCTTTACAGAGACTTGAAGGTGATAAAGAGTGCCAACGAAAATATCATAGAAGAAATAAAGAAGATGTAG
- a CDS encoding bifunctional 3,4-dihydroxy-2-butanone-4-phosphate synthase/GTP cyclohydrolase II, with amino-acid sequence MENFKLSSIEDAIKDFKEGKFVIVVDDEDRENEGDLIMAAEMITPEKVNFMLKNARGVLCVPITLDRAKELDLPHQVSDNTSVLGTPFTVTVDKLEGCSTGVSVHDRAATIKALADPNSTPQTFGRPGHINPLYAQDNGVLRRSGHTEAAVDLCRLAGCYPAGVLMEIMNDDGTMSRMKDLIPKAQEWGMKIISIKDIIAYRLQQESSIEVGEEVDLPTEHGDFHLIPFRQKSNGMEHMALIKGEWKEDEPILVRVHSSCATGDILGSRRCDCGEQLRKAMETIEKEGKGVIIYMQQEGRGIGLMNKMRAYKLQQEEGLDTVDANIHLGFKPDERDYGCGAQMLRHLGVHKMRLMTNNPTKRVGLEAYGLEIVENVALEVTPNQYDYRYLKTKKERMGHELHI; translated from the coding sequence ATGGAAAACTTCAAACTCAGTAGCATTGAAGATGCTATTAAGGATTTCAAGGAGGGAAAATTCGTTATCGTTGTAGATGATGAAGACCGTGAAAATGAGGGCGACCTTATTATGGCTGCTGAAATGATAACCCCTGAAAAGGTAAACTTTATGCTGAAGAATGCCCGAGGGGTACTCTGCGTTCCCATTACGCTGGACAGAGCCAAGGAACTCGACCTTCCACATCAGGTATCTGACAATACATCCGTATTGGGCACTCCCTTTACCGTTACGGTGGATAAATTGGAAGGATGCTCCACAGGCGTTTCCGTACACGACCGTGCAGCCACCATCAAGGCATTGGCAGACCCCAATTCCACGCCACAAACCTTCGGACGTCCCGGCCATATCAATCCACTCTACGCACAGGATAACGGTGTGTTGCGCCGGTCCGGTCATACGGAAGCTGCCGTAGACCTCTGCCGACTGGCAGGTTGCTATCCCGCAGGCGTGCTTATGGAGATAATGAACGATGACGGAACGATGTCCCGAATGAAAGACCTTATTCCCAAGGCACAGGAATGGGGAATGAAGATTATCAGTATCAAGGATATTATTGCGTATCGCCTTCAGCAGGAGTCGAGTATAGAGGTGGGCGAAGAAGTGGATTTGCCTACGGAACACGGCGATTTCCACCTGATTCCTTTCCGTCAGAAAAGCAACGGTATGGAGCACATGGCACTGATCAAGGGCGAATGGAAGGAAGATGAGCCTATTTTGGTGCGCGTGCATTCCTCTTGCGCAACGGGAGATATTCTGGGAAGCCGCCGCTGCGATTGTGGTGAACAGCTCCGAAAGGCGATGGAAACCATAGAGAAGGAGGGTAAAGGCGTTATCATCTATATGCAGCAGGAAGGCCGCGGCATAGGTTTGATGAACAAGATGCGCGCTTACAAGCTCCAACAGGAGGAAGGACTCGACACTGTAGACGCCAATATCCATCTTGGATTCAAGCCTGACGAACGCGATTATGGCTGTGGCGCACAGATGCTTCGCCATCTGGGGGTTCACAAGATGAGGCTGATGACCAACAATCCCACTAAACGTGTCGGTTTGGAGGCATACGGCTTGGAAATCGTGGAAAACGTGGCATTGGAAGTAACCCCGAATCAATATGATTATCGCTACCTCAAGACAAAGAAGGAGCGTATGGGGCACGAATTGCATATTTAA
- a CDS encoding MotA/TolQ/ExbB proton channel family protein, with protein sequence MATTQQKVAPKKKSEGFNGVRAAFWIIVVCAVVAFVLFFTWFGNDMHFQDPGTKEHPADVWGTIFKGGIVVPVLHTLLLTVLAMSIERWMALKTAFGKGSLPKFVANIKTALNAGDMAKANQLCDQQRGSVANVVKASLNAYASMESGANANLKKAQKVAKIQQAHEEATQLEMPTLTMNLPIIATLVTLGTLTGLLGTVVGMIKSFSALASGGGADSAKLSEGISEALINTAFGIGTSWLAVVSYGYFSNKVDKLTYALDEVGYSIAQTYEANHTEEA encoded by the coding sequence ATGGCAACTACACAACAAAAGGTAGCCCCAAAGAAGAAATCTGAGGGCTTTAACGGCGTAAGAGCAGCATTCTGGATCATCGTTGTATGCGCAGTCGTAGCATTCGTATTGTTCTTTACATGGTTCGGAAACGATATGCACTTCCAGGATCCGGGCACAAAGGAACATCCAGCTGACGTATGGGGTACAATCTTCAAGGGTGGTATCGTCGTTCCTGTACTTCACACATTGTTGCTTACCGTGTTGGCTATGTCTATCGAGCGTTGGATGGCTTTGAAGACTGCTTTCGGTAAGGGTTCTCTTCCTAAGTTCGTAGCTAACATCAAGACAGCTCTCAACGCAGGCGATATGGCTAAGGCTAATCAGCTTTGCGACCAGCAGAGAGGTTCTGTGGCTAACGTTGTTAAGGCTTCTTTGAATGCTTATGCCTCTATGGAGTCTGGTGCAAACGCAAACTTGAAGAAGGCACAGAAGGTAGCTAAGATTCAGCAGGCTCACGAGGAAGCAACTCAGCTTGAGATGCCTACTCTTACAATGAACCTCCCTATCATCGCTACACTCGTAACACTTGGTACTCTTACCGGTCTTCTCGGTACTGTAGTCGGTATGATCAAGTCGTTCTCTGCTTTGGCTTCAGGTGGTGGTGCAGACTCTGCAAAACTTTCAGAAGGTATCTCTGAGGCGTTGATCAACACTGCTTTCGGTATCGGTACATCTTGGTTGGCAGTAGTATCTTATGGTTACTTCTCAAACAAGGTTGACAAGTTGACTTACGCACTCGATGAAGTTGGTTACTCAATCGCTCAGACATACGAAGCAAACCACACAGAAGAAGCTTAA